The Juglans regia cultivar Chandler chromosome 1, Walnut 2.0, whole genome shotgun sequence nucleotide sequence tttaaacccaaaaaacaaaaatcctgTATATATAGTTTGTTGAGAAAATCTACTTAGCATCCGGTCTAGTAACTAATCTACACCGCACACTTGACATGGAGAACCCGGTTCTTGCACATCAACTCGAGTTCCACTTAGGAACCCGACGTCTCAAATTCATCTGCCCAAGCTCAAAACTCTTgctgaaaaaaataatgcacGTTGAGTGTGCGGTGTAGCGGGCTTATACAAAACTCTAGTTTATTAGctattttgtatatatgaagAAGTCTTAGGAACGCATACGTATtacttcaaaatatataattttatttttttatttttatatttcacatTAAATTAAGTAGTGTGAAAAGATGTAAGATTTCTATATAGCAGTCTCTTTATATgaatacaaattaaaacaagTTCTAATGAAGTCATTGctccatttatttataaacagtaCTAAACTAggccttttatttatttataaatcaaggCTTGAGTTCTCCAAATAGGATGCACAAACTCTTgctgatatgatatattttaaataattttatgaatcaattatttaaataaaaatcatttaaaattaaatatgatcaattttatcaataatcaTTACAACCCATTCTAGCTTGATGTTTCATCAACTTGTGCATGAGTTTCTTTATTGATACCGGATGATGTTCGAGGTAAGATCTTGACTAATCACAAGGGaaggagtgagagagagagaaagtagaATATGAATTGTCGTCCCTAGAGTCTAGACACGTGGCTTGTGCAGAACCTTGCATTAGAGTCCCGTACGTGGCACTTTAAATGATAGGACCACCGCGAGTCATTCTCAATGGAATCTACACCACAAACCTTGTATTTGCATATGCTGGGCGTTATCttcacctttttatttttctggccATGAAATATCGACCTTCCAACTCTTAaggttgaaaaacaaaaacaatactcttaattgttttaaaagTACCATTCtgtcctttccttttttttttctttcttaaccaTATTAATTCTATCTTAAATGTATCATCctctgttatatttattaatataatacattataaataattaaataagcaaataaatttAAGTCGGCTAATGACAAGTGTTGCACGTCCTCCATCCAcatgttcttaattttttttcttgccaagaaaaaaaatatgatcctatttttatttgagtaataatacacttacaattttttttttaaatttttatacaattatgtgataaattgaagatatttatGTTAAGTGAtgctatttttataaatttttttataaaaatatcctttatTTAatctatgattatataaaaattgtaaaaacaaaatgtaagtatattatttttctttttatttgatgGGAAGGGGGTTATTGACCATTCCTTAAATTGAAGGGACTAATTTGTAGGAAaattgaaaatggaaaaagtaaaaggaaataaaagaaatagagagaaatatacatatatgttaGGTTGGGCTGTTCTATACTTCTATAGCTCTCATGATTGGCTGGATTATAGAttcttcactatttttttacattcatttCTTAAAAGTGAAATgctatataatttcttatcctctatatattataattttttaaaatttttaatattatttaaaatttttttttgaatttttttaaaattaattcaattttttattttttatttatatattaaatatttgataaaaaaatttaaaaaaatgtaatatataaaattacgtgaataataaaaagtaaatttttttgtaagtaatgctagagagaagccactatagtaatgcacactttgcactcactgcgtggctgcttctagttgattattttcAACACTCACTTAGAGAGATGTGTAGTTAGATAATACCatatcatgtgtgcaaaataaatattcctaataataacttctatttatatttattcattttttattccttGAAAATGCCATATTCCACCAAAATCACCCATTAGAAGTCATCATCATTTACATGGGCTGAGAGTTTCTGTGTGTCCTTCCATTGGGGATTGGGAAGAGAAAACTCTCGCTGCTTTTGCCCTCACTCTCCTCCCTTTCTCCCACTGCCTCTACCCTATCACCCATCAAGACCTCGAATTTCCCTTTCCCACCCGCCCTCCTCCCccgaaaaaaagaaatggacttGACTGCCAACTTCCATCGTCTCCACCTTAACTCCACCTTCCTTACAGGCTCACCGCTTCTCAATTCCAGCAAACCCATTCTCCAACGACGTCCCCATAGCTCTAATTCAATCAAGATCACTAATTTTTGCAACCCCAGTAGAACCTCAAACCCCAGAATTACCTCCCGGCTATCGGCCGTCGTCGTCGAAGCATCGGTCCCCGAAACCGCTGCCGAGAACGACATCGAGTCCTTGTTCTCGAGCACTTCCGTCGACCAAAAGAGAGctaaaaaacaatcaaacacgGGTGCTTCGGGTATTTCTTCCGGTGTTAAGCTAGAAAACGTGAGCAAGACCTATAAGGGCGTCACGGTGTTGAAGGATGTGACCTGGGAAGTGAAAAAAGGCGAAAAAGTAGGACTGGTTGGCGTAAATGGAGCCGGGAAGACGACCCAGATGAGAATTGTTGCTGGGCTAGAGGAAGCGGATTCTGGGAGTGTGATAAAAGCAAAAGCGAATATGAAGATCGCGTTTTTGAGCCAAGAGTTTGAGGTGTCGATGAGCAGGACGGTGAGGGAGGAGTTTCTGAGTGCGTTCAAGGAAGAGATGGAGATAGCTGAGAAGTTGGAGAAGGTGCAGAAAGCGTTGGAGGGTGCGGTGGAGGACTTAGACCTGATGGGGAGGCTGTTGGATGAGTTTGATTTGCTCCAGAGAAGGGCACAGGCAGTGAACTTGGATGTGGTGGATGCTAAGGTTAGTAAGCTGATGCCCGAGCTCGGGTTCGCGCCGGAGGATTCGGATAGGTTGGTGGCCTCCTTTAGTAGCGGCTGGCAGATGAGGATGTCGCTTGGGAAGATTCTGCTTCAGGTATATATGTGTTGTGGATGATAGTGTTGGTGTAGGAGGTTGGATTTTAGCTTTGAATTATGCATAATGGGAGGATAAGTTTGTGGCTGTGTGAATTGATACtcgcattaaaaaaaatatatagctgTAGTTTTTTGCCAACAAAAGGGTTTGGGAAAGAATTGTTGGGGTAGTAACTCGAAAACAGGTTGATACATGGGCAACCGGAATTTATCATTAGTGAACTGCTACTTCTtcagaaattttgaataaatgtCAATCGTCAgccttttatttgtttgtacTAACGTTATTATTACTTTGTATATGTTTGCTTGCTCTTGGTAATATGTATGGCATATTCATTCTTGATCAGATTGGATACGGTCAATTCTTTTGCATATTTGATATGCATAAGAATGTATTGTTGTTACTgtctattttcaaattttacttataaaaaaaaaaaagaatgtattgTTGTTACTACACCAATACGATAAACAGAATAAAATGATATCGAGGTCCTAATTGTATGACTTTGGTATGAAGTGTAGTCTTATGTCTTCACCTGCAGGAACCAGATTTATTGCTATTGGATGAGCCCACAAATCACCTCGATCTTGACACAATTGAGTGGCTTGAAGGCTATCTTAACAAGCAAGATGTGCCAATGGTTATCATATCTCATGACAGAGCCTTTCTGGATCAGCTCTGCACAAAAATTGTGGAGACTGATATGGGTGTCTCCAGGACATTTGAAGGCAATTATTCTCAGTATGTCATTTCAAAGGCAGCATGGATCGAAGCGCAGTATGCTGCATGGGAGAAGCAGCAGAAGGAAATTGACCATACGAAAGACTTAATAAGCCGGTTAGGTGCTGGGGCAAATTCTGGCCGTGCTTCTTCTGCTGAAAAGGTGCATTAAGAACTAACGAACTAATTGGTAGATGCTAGATAGGTATGCAGTACCAGTACTTATACATCCATTTCTGAAAACAACATGAAATATTATTGTCTTGGTAAGTAGTTATGGAACTAGTTGGTACACAGAGAGACAAAGCAAGTTCTTTAACTAGTTAGTTGATGTcgttttttcctctttccttcctttttttttctgaaatgtgATACAATGGAGCTGCTTTTTCGTGAATATTTTCacttaaaactaaattattgcTCAGTAAGAATGACGATAAATGCTGCCTAAGATTGTCTTGATTCAGTAATATTTACCCTTTAGTGATTGTTGCACAAGAACTTTGAAGGCATTGGGAATTGTGCTTTTTCCCCGAGAAGATTCATCCAGCCTTAATTGCCTGGcttcattttctctcttacagaaaaaataaatgattttctggCTATTTGAATTCCTTACCTCACAGTCTCTTATTGCTCTTGGATAACAACAGAAGCTGGAGAGACTTCAAGAAGAGGACCTAATAGAGAAGCCATTCCAACGGAAACAAATGAAGATCAGGTTCCCTGAGCGTGGTGCAAGCGGACGATCTGTGGTAACAGTCAAAAATTTGGAATTTGGCTTTGGGGATAAGGTGACTTGATATGCTTTTCCAAACAAGAAAGTTGCtccaaaaaattcaattttctatGTCAGTTTATCATCtgttcataatatttttgaaattgatattcttGTGTGCCAGTTTCTCTTCAAGAAGGCAAGTCTTGCAATTGAAAGGGGGGAGAAGATTGCCATTATTGGCCCAAATGGATGTGGGAAGAGTACTTTGCTGAAACTGATAATGGGTCTAGAGAAGCCAAGTGGAGGTGAAGTCGCACTTGGAGAGCACAATGTCCTGCCAAACTATTTTGAACAAAATCAGGCATGTTATTTATAAGTTACAAAGgtttaggactcgtttggacacttagaatatctcaaaattctatgaatagtagtgaaatggtttttgaatagtagtgaaatagtttgtgaatagtaatgaaatggtttgagttaagatgttttattgggttttgggaaaggaaagagaaaaagttgaataaaaatattataaagttaaaaatttgtttgaatattattttttaatattatttttgttttgaaatttgaaaaagttgtattttttttttgtgttttatttggaagtttgtgaaagttgtattgggttttgtgtttagataatgattagatgaaaaagttgaaaatctaaaattaaaaagcgTTTTATGTTTGCatgatgtttggaaaggaaattataagaagttttgagaatatctCATGTTCCCAAACAAGGCCTAGAAAAAATACTCTATTTCTAATCTCTCCCATTATCGTGGTCATTCTACTTCTAAATGCTTACAAGTTCCAATTGTTCTGTGATGTAACTTCTTCTATGATTGTCAGTTTGCACAGATGTGCAAAAGTATTACTTATGCTAACTGAGATTAATCGACCTCTTTTGTAGGCTGAGGCACTTGATCTGGATAAAACAGTGCTTCAGACAGTAGAAGAAGCTGCAGAGGACTGGAGAAGTGATGATATAAAGGGACTCCTCGGGCGTTGTAATTTCAAATCTGATATGCTTGATAGAAAGGTTGCTCTTTTGAGTGGTGGTGAGAAGGTAAATTGAAATTTGTACAATGTTGTGTGAATTTTTACTCTCTTAAGCTGGACACTCATTGAGCAATCATGGATTCATGTGCTGTGTAAAAATGTCACTTTTTGCGCTCAAAATCTTTAACTGGCAACTTTTTTTCTGAGCGAACATTAACTGAAAACTAATGTTGTGAGTTTCTGGATATATTCTACATGGTTCAGAATGCTAAGAGCAGAACTAATACTATAGCCGAATGGAATTCAGAAATTACTACCAGCACAATTTGCTGGAGGATTTGTTGATGGTGATAGGTTGCATATTTTTGGCTGAAGTCTTGTCGGTTCCAGATTTTTGGTTTTCcgtttcttgttttctttttaataaagccTCTGTTATCTGTTGGTATTATCTGATGATAATGGAAAGGTTCTAACATTTTCATGGACAATGCATTATCATAAGGTTTTATTGATAAGTCAGTCATACATTATAGTAATCAAAATTGTTACTTTACCACGGGGAAGTTAGATTTAGTGGGGCGGGTTGGACATTGCAAATTAAAATACCATCTGTTACTTTTCATAAATTAGTTCATGCTACTACCCTACATATccactaatttattaatttggacATGGGGTATACATTGTAAAATAATCTTACATTGGCGTGTTGATTGCAAAAATTTGTACTTTCTGCTGGTCCCCCCGGCCCAATAGTTTAGGATGGATAGCTACATTCCGTTTTCTTTCTAATAGCTTTACAATTTGGCTTGAAAAGATGTATACAATGTCTCTGTACATCGCATTTTGATCATAGTGCTTATACCTTTTTCCTCCAATCAAGGCATAAACTTTGATTGTTTGTTTCCTGATTTGTTAGGCACGTCTTGCTTTTTGCAAGTTCATGGTGAAACCATCTACTCTGCTAGTTTTGGATGAACCAACTAATCACTTGGATATACCTTCAAAAGAGATGCTTGAGGTTTGGTTTCTGAGTTCCTTTTAATTCTCCATTTTGACACCGTTGTTTATTTTGAATGTCGTGCGAAGCATGATCATCTCTTTAACCATTCTATATGTAAACGATCTATCAGGAGGCAATAACAGAGTACAAGGGCACTGTTATCACAGTTTCTCATGACAGATACTTTATAAAGCAAATAGTCAATAGAGTAGTGGAAGTTAAAGACTGCAATTTGCAAGATTATGCAGGAGATTATAATGTAAGTGCCTCCTCTTCTCTCCCCTTAACAGAAAACGGCTAAATTGGAGATCAATGAGCTGTGAGGAAAAA carries:
- the LOC108983546 gene encoding ABC transporter F family member 5-like produces the protein MDLTANFHRLHLNSTFLTGSPLLNSSKPILQRRPHSSNSIKITNFCNPSRTSNPRITSRLSAVVVEASVPETAAENDIESLFSSTSVDQKRAKKQSNTGASGISSGVKLENVSKTYKGVTVLKDVTWEVKKGEKVGLVGVNGAGKTTQMRIVAGLEEADSGSVIKAKANMKIAFLSQEFEVSMSRTVREEFLSAFKEEMEIAEKLEKVQKALEGAVEDLDLMGRLLDEFDLLQRRAQAVNLDVVDAKVSKLMPELGFAPEDSDRLVASFSSGWQMRMSLGKILLQEPDLLLLDEPTNHLDLDTIEWLEGYLNKQDVPMVIISHDRAFLDQLCTKIVETDMGVSRTFEGNYSQYVISKAAWIEAQYAAWEKQQKEIDHTKDLISRLGAGANSGRASSAEKKLERLQEEDLIEKPFQRKQMKIRFPERGASGRSVVTVKNLEFGFGDKFLFKKASLAIERGEKIAIIGPNGCGKSTLLKLIMGLEKPSGGEVALGEHNVLPNYFEQNQAEALDLDKTVLQTVEEAAEDWRSDDIKGLLGRCNFKSDMLDRKVALLSGGEKARLAFCKFMVKPSTLLVLDEPTNHLDIPSKEMLEEAITEYKGTVITVSHDRYFIKQIVNRVVEVKDCNLQDYAGDYNYYLEKNLDARMRELEREAELEEKAPKVKAKSKMSKAEKEALKKQKRQAFQQAKQKSKGLKNSKRWN